DNA sequence from the Agromyces aureus genome:
CGACCTGCTCGACTTCCCGATCGACCCGGCGACGCCGACGAGCCTGCTCTCGCCGGCGCAGACGCAGCTCGTCGAGATCGCCCGCGGTCTCTACACCGAGAGCGCGGTGCTGCTCCTCGACGAACCGACGGCCTCGATCAGCGAGACCGAGTCGAAGCTGTTGTTCGACGTCGTGCACCGCCTCTCCGCCCAGGGTCGCGCGATCCTCTTCGTCAGCCACAAGCTCGAAGAGGTGTTCGCGCACTGCGACACCGTCACGGTCTTCCGTGACGGACGCTCGGTGGCCGAGTCGGAGCCGCTCTCGAACTACTCCAAGGACACGGTCGTCGACCTGCTGGTGGGCCGAACGCTGGCCAAGCTCGAGGTCCCTGACCGATCGCCGTCCGAGCTCGGAACGCCGGCGCTCGAGCTGCGCGAGGTGTCGACCCTCGGCGGACACCGCGACGTGTCGTTCGCCGTGCATCCCGGTCAGATCGTCGGCATGTACGGGCTCGTCGGCGCCGGCCGCTCCGAGCTCGCGAAAGCCGTCCTCGGGCTGGACCGCATCACCGAGGGAGAGGTCCGCGTCAACGGCGCGATCGCGCAGATCCGGTCCGTCGGCGACGCGCTCGCACGCTACGGCATCGGCTACGTGACCGAGGATCGCAAAGCCGAGGGCCTCTTCCTCGACCAGACGGTCGCCCGCAACCTGACGGTCACGGTGCTGAAGCGCCTGTCGAATGCGTTCGGCTTCGTGCGCGAGCGCGCTGCGAAGGCGACCGCCGACGAGTACATCGCGTCGCTCGACGTGAAGGTGTCCAACCGCGACCAGCTCGTCGGCCAACTCTCGGGCGGCAACCAGCAGAAGGTCTCGCTCGGCAAGTGGCTCGCTGCGAACACCGACATCCTGATCATCGACGAACCGACCGTCGGCATCGACGTGCGCACGAAGGGCGCCTTCTACAAGCTCATCTGGGAGCTCGCGGAGCAGGGCAAGGCCGTGCTCGTGATCTCGAGCGACCTGGCCGAGATGGTGACGCTCGTCGACCGCATCGTGGTCATGCAGGATTTCGAGGTGACGGGCAGCGTCGCGAACACGCACGACTACGATGAGATGAGCAAATCGGTCATCCGCCTCATCCATGAGGAACGGATCGACGTGGTGGAGGGTTGATGCACGTCGAACTGCACTCCGAGGCCCACCCGGCCCCGACCCGCATCTCCCGGTCGGTCCTCTCCGACGAGACGTACAGCGTGATCCGGGACATGGTGCTCGAGCATCGCATCGCTCCCGGCAACCGCGTGAACATCGACTCGCTCTCCGCCGACCTCGGCGTCTCCCCCACACCCGTTCGCGAGGCGCTCGCACGACTCGAGTCCGACGGCCTCGTCGTGAAGGTGCCCCTTCGCGGATACTCCACGACGCCGCTGCTGAGCGTCAGGGAGTTCGTCGAGCTCACGCAGTTCCGCGTGCTCATCGAGCAGTGGACGGCGTCCCAGGCATCCCGGTCGGTCGATCCGAACGTGGCGAGGTCGCTGCGAGCCGAGATCGAGATCGGCCGGCAGACGACCGGTTCGCGCGAGGGTGGTTCGGAGGCGTTCCGGGCGCTGACCGATCACGATGCGAGGTTCCACGCACTGATCGCCACGACCGCCGGGAACGAGCTCATCGCGCAGTCGTTCGAGCGCACGCATTTCCACCTGCACTTCCTGCGGCTCTACCTCGCGTCGCATTCGGCCGATCATCCAGACCACGCCAAGCTGCGCGAGGTGCTCGAGGAATACGACCGTTCGGGTCAGGTGTCCCGCACGATCGACAACCACTCGGCCATCGCCGATGCGATCATCGCGGGCGACGCCGACGAGGCGTCCACCCTCATGCGCGACCACATCGAGCTCTCCCGGGTGCGCTTCCTCCCGGTGGTCGAACTGCTCTCGACACTCGGCTGAGGCCCGCATCCCGAGTCCCGCACGCATGCTGCTCGGCATCGGCCGCCCGAGTCCGGGTTCGGCCGACGCCGTCGCGCCTCAGCCGACCTCGGCCTCGACTCGGGCCTCGCCTTCGGCGCTCCGGGCTTTCCAGCTGAACTCGGCGACGGATGCCGCGAGCATCTCGGTTCCGGCCCCGGGCGCATGGGGTGCCTGGTACCGCCCGTTCTCGACGACCGTGGGGGTGACGAAATGCTCGTGCAGGTGATCGACGAACTCGATCATGCGACCGTCCATGGAGCCCGAGACGGCCGCGTAGTCGAACATCGAGAGATGCTGCACCGCCTCGCAGAGGCCCACCCCGCCGGCATGCGGGCAGACCGGGACGCCGAACTTCGCCGCGAGGAGCAGGTTGGCGACGTTCTCGTTCACGCCGCCGACGCGCGTCGCGTCGATCTGCATGACGTCCATGCCACCGGCCTGGAGCAGCTGTTTGAAGACCACGCGGTTCTGCACGTGCTCGCCGGTCGCGACGCGGATCGGGGCGACGCCGCGGGCGATCGCCGCGTGCCCGAGGATGTCGTCGGGGCTCGTCGGCTCCTCGATCCACGCCACGTCGAACTCGGCCAGGGCGTTCACCCACGCGATCGCCTCTGCGACATCCCACCGCTGGTTGGCGTCGATCGCGATCGGGAAGCCCGGGCCGACCGCGGAGCGTGCGATCGCGAGGCGGCGCCGATCGTCGGCGAGGTCGCCCCCGACCTTGAGCTTGATCTGCGGGAACCCGTCGGCGACCGCCTCGCGGCAGAGCCGCTCGAGCTTCTCGTCGGAGTATCCGAGCCACCCCGGACTGGTCGTGTACGCCGGGTACCCCAGCGAGGTCAGTCGAGCGATGCGCTCGGCTCGCCCCGGCTCCGCCGCGCGGAGGATCTCGAGCGCCTCGTCGGGCGTCAGCGCATCGGTCAGGTACCGGAAGTCGACCAACGAGACGAGCTCCTCGGGGCTGAGGCCCGCCAGGTGGAGCCAGAGCGGTTGACCGGCCCGCTTCGCGCGCAGGTCCCAGAGCGCGTTCACGACGGCGCCGATGGCCATGTGCATCACGCCCTTCTCGGGCCCGAGCCAGCGCAGCTGCGAGTCGTGGAGGAGGAGTCGAGAGGTCGCGCCCATGTCGCCGAGGAGCGTTTCGACGTCGCGACCCACGAGGTGTCCGCGCAGCGCGTCGAGCGCCGAGACCTGCACGTCGTTGCCGCGGCCGATCGTGAAGACGAACGCGTGCCCCTCGAGGCCGTCGGCGGCATCGGTGCGGATCACGACGTATGCGGCCGAGTAGTCGGGGTCGGGGTTCATCGCATCGGATCCGTCGAGCGCGAGCGAGGTCGGGAAGCGGATGTCGTGCGTTTCGACGGCGACGATTGCGGTCATGGGGTCCTTTCGTGACAAGTTAATCCTAAACATCGGATGTATATCGTGTCAATCTGACGCGTTCGGTGCGATTTCGGCGATGTACGGCGCTAGACATCGGAACTGCGCGCGGATGCTTCAAGAATCCCCGTCGACATCGTGTCGTTTGCCTGATCCGATCTTGTACGTTGTGCACAGCAAACAGCCGAAGCCCGCGGATAGTCTGGACAGGTGAGATTTGCGCACCTCAGAGTCGAAGGCCAGACGACCCCCCGACTCGCGGTGGTGGAGGGCGAGTCCGCGATCTTCCTCGACGAGGTCATGAGGCGCGCCCCTCGCGACCTGCAGGACCTCATCGAACAGGGCCCTGAGGGCCTCGCCCGCGTGCGTGCCGCGGTCGGCGCCGCCGAGCCGCCGAGCCGCGCCGAGCCTGCCGCCGAGACCGAGGCGACGACCGGAGCCGACACGGTCGTCGACGCGGTCGCCGACGGTCCAGGCGCCCTGCCGCGGCATCCGGTCGCCGACCTGCGCCACTCCTCGGCCGTGCTCCGGCCCGCGCAGGTGATCGCCATCGGCGCGAACTACGCCGCCCACGCCTCGGAGCTGAAGCTCCGATCCGAGACCGCGATGACGATCTTCTCGCTGTGGCCGAACTCGCTGACCGCGCACGGCGCGACGACCACCTGGCCGGCCGACCTGACCGACCAGGTCGACTACGAGGCCGAACTCGGGGTGATCATCGGTCGCTCCGCGCGCGGCGTGCACGCGCGCGACGCCCTCGACTACGTCTGGGGCTACACCGTGGTCAACGACATCACGGCCCGCGACATCCAGTTCAGCGAGGCCCAGTGGTCGCGCTGCAAGTCGTTCGACGGCTTCACCCCGACCGGACCGGTCGTCGTGACCGCCGACGAGATCCCCGACCCGCAGAACCTGTGGCTGACGACGAACCTCGACGGCAGCATCATGCAGGACGCCTCGACGGCCGAGATGGTGCGCAGCGTCGCCGAGATCATCTCGCTGCTCTCGCGCTCGGCGACCATTCCGCCCGGCACGCTCATCTCCACCGGCAGCCCCGGCGGGGCCGGCTATTCGCGCAAGCCGCCGGTGTTCCTGCGCGACGGATCGACCGTCACGGTGAGCGTCGAGGGCATCGGCTCGCTCACGACCCACTGCCGCGTCATCTGAGCTCGCGACATCCGACATCCCGACGTCCGACCTCGTGTCGGCGGGGAATGGCCGAGCGGATGCCGCAGCGAACCGACCGGGTTCGCCGCGACCTTCGTCGACTCACTCCGAGGGTTCGCCCTGCAGCTCGATCACCGGAATCGCCTGCGTGATCGGGCCGATGCCCGACAGCTTCTCGGGCACGAGCTGCGCCACGACCGCCTCGCGCGTCATGAGCCCGGCCTCGACGACGAGGTCGGCGACCGGTCGCCCGGTCACGAGCGCGAGCTTCGCCAGTGCGGATGCCTCGCCGTAGCCGATGAACGGGATGAGCGCGGTGATGACGCCCACGCTCGACGCGACCATGCCGGCGAGGCGTTCGGTGTTGGCCGTGATGCCGTCGACGCAGTTGACGCGGAGGGTCCAGCAGGCCTGGCGCATCCACGTGATCGACTGCAGCAGCGAGTGGGCGATGACCGGCTCGAAGGCGTTCAACTGCAGCTGCCCGCTCTCGGCGGCCATGGTCACGGTGAGGTCGGCGCCCGCGATCGCATAGGCGACCTGGCTCACGGCCTCGGGGATCACGGGGTTGACCTTGCCGGGCATGATCGAGGAGCCGGCCTGCTTGGGCGGCAGGTTAATCTCGCCGAAGCCGGCCTGCGGGCCCGACGAGAGCAGTCGCAGGTCGTTGCAGATCTTCGAGAGCTTGATCGCGCTGCGCTTCAGCGCGCTCGAGAAGGTCATGAAGACCCCGGTGTCGCTCGTGGCCTCGATGAGGTCGGGCGCGGTGACGAGTTGATGCCCCGTGATGGTGCTGAGGTGGGCGACCGCGCGCGCGGCGTAGCCGGGATCCGCGGTGATGCCGGTTCCGATGGCGGTCGCGCCGAGGTTCACCTCGCCGAGGAGCTTGATCGTCTCGCGGAGGCGTTCGAGGTCTTCGCCGAGCGTCGTCGCGAACCCGTGGAACTCCTGGCCGAGCGTCATGGGCACGGCATCCTGCAACTGGGTGCGCCCGACCTTGAGGATCTCGTGGAACTCGCGCCCCTTGGCGCTGAACGAACGACGCAGCAGCTCGAGTTCGTCGAGCATGGTCGTGAGCGAGTACGTCATCGCGACCTTGAGCGCGGTCGGGTAGGTGTCGTTCGTCGACTGGCTGCGGTTCACGTCGTCGATGGGGTGCAGGATGTCGTAGCGCCCCTTGGCGTACCCCGCGAGTTCGAGCGCGACGTTCGCGATGACCTCGTTCGCGTTCATGTTCGTCGACGTGCCGGCGCCGCCCTGGATCACGCCGACCACGAACTGCTCGTGGTACTCGCCGTCGATGATGCGCTGGCAGGCCGCGTCGATGAACGCGGCCTTCCGGTCGTTCAGCACGCCCACGTCGTGGTTGGCGCGTGCCGCGGCCTGCTTGACCGCGGCGAGCGCGATCACGAGCTCTGGGTAGACCGAGATCGGGCGCTTCGAGATCGGGAAGTTCTCGAGAGCGCGGAGCGTGTGCACGCCCCAGTAGGCCGCTGCGGGAACCTCGACCGAGCCGAGCGAGTCGGTCTCGGTTCGGGTAGCGGTTGGATTGTCTGACGACGTCGTCACGAACACCTCCGGGTGGGTACCCTCCGAGCCTACCCGCCGGTCTCCGCCGACTTCCTGAGTGCGCCGTCGATCCCGATCGATCGTCCGGGCACGCCGATCGGCCGGTCGGATCGACCGGCCGATCGGGCCCGATGCCGCCTGGCGACCGCGTTGCCTAGATGAACGCGAAGGGCAGCATCACGAGCCCGAAGGCGAGCGTACCGAGCGTGACGAGCACGGTGCCGGCCAGCATGACGCCGTTCAGCACGATGCCCCAGATGGCCATGGTGCGCGAGGCCGGCTCGCGCTTCAGCGCCATGATGCCGAGCACGAGGCCGACGACGGGCACGAAGAACGTGAAGCTCGCGAAGATCGAGACGATGCCGAGCACGAGGCTCGAGATGCTGAAGCCGTTCGACTCCGTCGCGATGGCGGAGGCCGAGGGAACCTGGGCGTACGGGGCCGGTGCGGTGGTCGTGGCGGTGGTGGTCATGGGAAGGCTCCTGTTCGTGGTGTTGCTTCAACGCTACGAGCCGCGCCTGCTCCGAGGTATGGGGCAAACCCCCCGATACGCTCTGAGGGATCCCCTAGGGGTGGCGACCGAACGGAGCGAGATGAACTTCAGCTGGACCCTGCACGGCGACGGCAAGCACGTGTTGCCGGGGCAGGTGGTCGCCCCCGGCGAACGGCTCAGCTGGCCTCGCACGATCGGCCTCGGCGCGCAGCACGTGATCGCGATGTTCGGCGCCACGTTCCTCGTGCCGATCCTCACCGGGTTCCCGCCGGCCACCACGGTGTTCTTCTCCGGCATCGGCACGATCCTGTTCCTCGTCATCACCCAGAACAAGGTGCCGAGCTACCTCGGCTCGTCGTTCGCCTTCATCGCCCCGATCACGGCCGCGCTGGCCGCAGAGAACGTCGCGGACCCCATGGGCGCTGCGCTCTTCGGCATCGTCGTCGTGGGCGTGCTGCTCGCCGCGATCGGCCTGATCGTGCAGTGGCTCGGCACGGGCTGGATCGACGCGCTCATGCCGCCCGTCGTCGCCGGCGCGATCGTCGCGCTCATCGGGTTCAACCTCGCCCCTGCGGCCCGCGACAACTTCATGCAGGAGCCGCTCACGGCGTTCGTCACGCTCGCCGCCGTGATCATCTCGAGCGTGCTCTTCCGCGGGCTGCTCGGCCGCATGTCGATCCTGGTGGGCGTCGTGCTCGGCTACGTCGTCGCGGCCCTCCTCGGCCAGGTCGACTACGCCCCCATCGAGGCGGCCGCTTGGGTGGGCCTGCCGACCTTCCACCTGCCGTCCAACCCGTTCGTCGACGCGTCGATCTGGGGCTACCTGCCCGCGTTCCTGCCCGTCGTGCTCGTGCTCGTGGCCGAGAACGTGGGCCACATCAAGGGCGTCGCGCAGATGACGGATGCCGCGATCAACCGCTCGACCGGACGTGCGCTGTTCTCCGACGGACTGGCGACGACCATCGCGGGGTTCTTCGGCGGCTCGGGCACGACCACGTACGGCGAGAACATCGGCGTCATGGCCGCGACGCGGGTGTACTCGACGGCCGCGTACTGGGTCGCCGGCCTCGTCGCGATCCTGCTCGGCCTCTCCCCCAAGTTCGGCGCGGTCGTCAACACCATCCCGCCGGGGGTGCTCGGCGGAGTGACGACCGCGCTCTACGGCCTGATCGGCATCATCGGCGTGAAGATCTGGGTCGACAACAGGGTCGACTTCTCACGGCCCGTGAACCAGTTCACGGCCGCGACGGCGCTCATCATCGGCATCGCGGACTTCACCTTCGCCATCGGCGGGGTCTCGTTCAACGGCATCGCGCTCGGCACGATCGCGGCGATCGTGATCTTCCACGTGATGTCGGCCATCGGGCGGGCGCGCGGCACCGACGACGTGCGCGACACCTCGCACCCCGAGGGGACCGAGGGCGCCGACCGCGCGGGCTGACCGCGGCCGCACGTGGAGACGCGGATGCCCCGTGGCCGGCCGGCCACGGGGCATCCGTCGTTCGACGTCGTGCTCAGGCGTTCGTCGTGCTCAGGCGCCGAACAACGCCTCGATCGGACCGCGCGCGAAGTACAGCACGAAGCCGGCGGCGACGATCCAGAGCAGCGGGCTGATGGTCTTCGCCTTGCCCGACAGCGAGCGCACGACGACCCAGGCGACGAAGCCCGCGCCGATGCCGTTCGCGATCGAGTAGGTGAGCGGCATGATGACGACCGTGAGGAAGACGGGCAGGAGCACCGAGAACTGGCTCAGGTCGAGGTCGCGGATCTGCGCCATCATCATCGCACCGACGATGACCAGGGCGGCCGCGGCGACCTCGCTCGGCACGATCTGCGCGAGCGGCGTGAGGAACATGGCGAGCAGGAACAGCACGCCGGTGACGATGTTCGCGAAGCCCGTGCGCGCACCCTCGCCGATGCCGGAGCCCGACTCGATGAAGACGGTGTTCGACGAGCCCGACGTGAACCCGCCGGCGACGGCGCCGACGCCCTCGACGATGAGCGCGCTCTTGAGGCGCGGGAAGTTGCCCTTCTCGTCGGCCAGACCGGCCTCCTTCGACAGGCCCGTCATGGTGCCCATCGCGTCGAAGAAGTTCGTGAACACGAGCGTGAAGACCAGCATGATGACCGTCAGGAAGCCGACCTTGCTGAAGTCGAAGCTCACGTCGCCGACCAGGCTGAGATCGGGCACCGCGAACAGGCTGCCGTTCAGCGCGGGAACCGAGAGGCTCCAGCCGCCGTCGTTGTCGACGCTCGAGCCGAGGTGCCAGATCGCCTCGATGACGACCGCGAGCACCGTGCCGGTGACGAGGCCGATGAGGAGGGCGCCCTTCACCTTGCGTGCGACGAGCACGCCGGTCAGCAGCAGGGTGACGATGAAGACGAGCGTGGGCACGGTCGCGATCGAGCCGCCGATGCCGAGACCGACGGGCGGGGAGTTCTGACCCGTCGCGGTCACGAGTCCGGCGTCGACGAAGCCGATGAACGCGATGAAGAGGCCGATGCCGACCGTGATCGCGATCTTGAGCTCGTACGGCACGGCGTCGAAGATGAGTCGACGCAGGCCGGTGGCGGCGAGCAGCACGATGATGAGGCCGTTGATCACCACGAGGCCCATCGCCTCGGGCCAGGTGACCTGGCCCACGACGCTGAACGCGAGGAAGGAGTTGATGCCGAGGCCCGCGGCGAACGCGAACGGAAGGCGGGCGACGAGGCCGAAGAGGATCGTCATCACGCCGGCCGTGAGCGCCGTCACGGCCGCGACCGCCGGGAAGGCGAGGTTGTTGCCCGCGACGTCGGTGCCGGCCGACAGGATGATCGGGTTCAGGACGACGATGTAGGCCATCGTGATGAACGTGACGAGACCGCCGCGCACCTCGGTGCCCACGGTCGAGCCGCGTTCGGTGATCTGGAAGAAGCGGTCGAACGCGCCGACGGGCTTCTCGCCGTCGGGGCGGGTGGTCGGGGCTGTTTCAGTGGTCATCCGGGAACCTTCGATGAGGGACGGGCGCGTTCGGGCGCGACCGACGGTTGGACTGGCGGGAATTGAGTTATAGCAGCAGCTGACGTGCCGGCAGAAGGGCCGGTCAGCTGAAGATCTTGAAGAGGTGCTCGCCGATGATGAGGTAGACGCCCACGACCACGGCGATGGCGCTCAGGGCGAAGCTCGCGTAGGCGCCGACGAGGGCGGCGCGCTTCTGGCCTTCGGTGAGCGGGCTCTTGCGGGCGGCCTTGGCCGCCTGCTTCTCGGCCTTGCGGATCTCGGCGGGCGTCACGATGGTGATCGCATCGGTGAATTCGGCCGGCGTGATGACCGGCGTGCGGCCGGAGATGGTGAGCAGGCGGATGCCGAGGGCGTATGCCGAGACCACGGTGCAGGCGCCGACGAGCGCCGACACGAGCACGAGCAGGAATGCGAGCCAGTCGATCACTTGGTCACCTTGCCCTTCGGCTTCGGGTTGCGCTTGATCTTCACGGCGCGGCCGGAATCGGCGACCTCGCTCGTGACGTTCGATGCCGAGACCTCGTTGCGCTGGGAGAGCATGAAGATGAGGATGATCACGCCTGCGCCCACGACGGCGTCGAGGAGCACGCCGATGGGGCCGAGCAGTGCGAGGTACGCGGCGATCGCGCCGACGCCGCCGGCGGCGGGCAGCGTGAGCAGCCAGCCGATGCCGATGCGGCCGGCTGTGCGCCAGCGCACCTTGGACCCGCGACGGCCGAGGCCGGAGCCGATGACCGACCCCGAGGCGACCTGCGTGGTCGAGAGGGCGAAGCCGACGTGGCTCGACGCGAGGATCGTCGCGGCGGTCGCGGTCTCGGCGGCGAAGCCCTGCGCGGGCTTGACGTCGGTGAGGCCGGTGCCGAGGGTGCGGATGATGCGCCATCCGCCCATGTAGGTGCCGAGCGCGATCGCGATCGCGCACGTGACGATGACCCAGGTCTGCACTTCGTCGCCGGAGCTCTGCAGGCCCGCGGCGACCAGCGTGAGCGTGATGACGCCCATGGTCTTCTGCGCATCGTTCGTGCCGTGCGCGAGCGCGACGAGCGACGACGAGAAGATCTGCGCGAACCGGAAGCCCGAGCGGCCATCGGGCTTGCCGTCGTAGCGGCGGGTGATGGCGTAGGCGAGCTTGGTCGCGAGGTAGGCGATGAGGCCGGCCGTGAGCGGCGCGAGGATCGCGGGGAGGATGACCTTCGAGACCACGACGCCGAAGTCGACGGCACCGATTCCGGCGCCGACGATCGCGGCGCCGATGAGGCCGCCGAACAGGGCATGGCTCGACGACGACGGCAGGCCGAGCAACCACGTCACCATGTTCCAGACGACCGCGCCGATGAGGCCCGCGAAGATGAGCTGGGGCGTGATCAGCACGCCGCCATCGCCCTCCTTGATGATGCCGCCCGAGATGGTCTTGGCTACTTCGGTCGAGAGGAACGCGCCGACGAGGTTGAGGACCGCAGCGAGGGCGACCGCCACCTTCGGCCGCAGCGCACCGGTCGCGATGGGCGTGGCCATCGCGTTCGCGGTGTCGTGGAAGCCGTTGGTGAAGTCGAAGAAGAGGGCCAGTGCGATGACCAGCACGACGATGAGGGTGAGATCCACCGGCGTCTTTCTTGGATCGGACTTTGGATCGGTGTCGAAGAATCACCGGATGAACGTGGCGGACGCCGACAACGTTGAACAGACGGCGAACGCCGGGTAAATCCTACGCGACGCCGTTGCGCTCCTCTACCACGCTGGCGAGGTCGGCCCCGAAGACGAACGTGCGGCGAACGGCGCCCCCGTCGAGCACTCCGGGCAGCCAGAATCGCGCGTCGTCCCACATCCGCGCGTACGGCACCGCGTCGAGCGCGAACCACTCGGGTTCGAGCTCATCGGATGCCGCGGGCTCGCCGCTCCAGCGACGGGCCACGAACACGCTCGACTCCTGGCTCCACGCCTCGCGGTGCGGGAAGTGGTACGTCAGCAGGCCGCGCGGCTCGAGGTCGGACGCCGCGACGCGGATGCCCGTCTCCTCGAGCACCTCGCGCACCGCGGCCTCCGTCGCCGACTCCCCCGGCTCGAGCTTGCCGCCGGGGCCGACGAACCTGCCGACGCCCAGGCCGTGACGCTTGCGCCCCAGCAGCACCTCGGTGCGACCGTCGTGCTCGCGCAGCAGGTAGCAGACGCAGACCTGTGGCAGCGGCATCCGTACGTCTCGATTCGCGTCGACCGACCTGGACGGCTCAGCCGAAGAGGATCTTCGCCTCGTCGTAGCGGGCCTGGGGCACCTGGTTGAGCGTGCCGACGGCGTCGGCGATCGAGACGGTCGCGATGCTGGTTCCGCGCAGCGTGACCATCGACCCCCAGGCGTCGTTGTACGCCGCGTCGACGGCGGCCATGCCGAGACGCGTGGCGAGCACGCGGTCGAAGGCGGTCGGCTCGCCACCGCGCTGGATGTGGCCGAGCACGGTCGCACGCGACTCGATGCCCGTGCGCTCCTCGATCATGGGCGCGAGGAGTTCGGCGATGCCGCCGAGACGCGGGCGGTTGAAGGCGTCGAGGCCCTTATGCGAGTGCGCCTCCTCCATGCCCTCGAACTTGAAGCCCTCGGCGACGACGACGAGCGGCGCACGGCCGCGGTCGCGCACCGACTCGACCCACTCGGTGATCTGCTCGATGGTCTGCGGCTGCTCGGGGATGAGGATCGCGTGCGCGCCGCCGGCCATGCCGGAGTGCAGGGCGATCCAGCCGACGTGTCGGCCCATGACCTCGAGCACCATGCAGCGGCCGTGCGAGTCGGCCGTCGTGCGCAGGCGGTCGATCGCCTCGGTCGCGATCTGCACCGCGGTGTCGAAGCCGAACGAGTAGTCGGTGGCCGCGAGGTCGTTGTCGATGGTCTTCGGCACGCCGATGACCTTGATGCCGCCCTCGTCGTAGAGGCGGCGGGCCGCGGTGAGCGTGCCCTCGCCGCCGATCGCGACGATCGCGTCGATGCCGTTGCGGTCGAGCATGGCCTGGATCTTCTCGGGCCCGCCGCCCTCGCCCTCGAACGGGTTGGTGCGGCTGGAGCCGAGGATCGTGCCGCCCTGCTTGGCGAGGCCTCGCACGTCGTGGCGCACGATGGGCATGAGGTCTTCTTCGACGACGCCGCGCCAGCCGTTGCGGAAGCCGACGAACTCGGTGTCGTACGAGATGACGCCCTTCAGCACCATGCCGCGGATGACCGCGTTCAGACCGGGGCAGTCGCCGCCCGAGGTGAGGATTCCGATCTTCATGTCGCCTGGGACTCCTTGGTGTTGGGAAAAGGTCGCTGGAGCCGCTTCATCGGGGCACGACGTTCGGAAGTCTAGCGAACCTC
Encoded proteins:
- a CDS encoding sugar ABC transporter ATP-binding protein: MTDTAYALEVRGITKTFPGVRALDEVNLRLKPGEVHALLGENGAGKSTLIKIITGIQPPDSGLLLVNGAEQSFRSAHEATRAGIGVVHQERNVITDFTVAENIVLGNTPVRGGRVQWREVREGAKRVLDLLDFPIDPATPTSLLSPAQTQLVEIARGLYTESAVLLLDEPTASISETESKLLFDVVHRLSAQGRAILFVSHKLEEVFAHCDTVTVFRDGRSVAESEPLSNYSKDTVVDLLVGRTLAKLEVPDRSPSELGTPALELREVSTLGGHRDVSFAVHPGQIVGMYGLVGAGRSELAKAVLGLDRITEGEVRVNGAIAQIRSVGDALARYGIGYVTEDRKAEGLFLDQTVARNLTVTVLKRLSNAFGFVRERAAKATADEYIASLDVKVSNRDQLVGQLSGGNQQKVSLGKWLAANTDILIIDEPTVGIDVRTKGAFYKLIWELAEQGKAVLVISSDLAEMVTLVDRIVVMQDFEVTGSVANTHDYDEMSKSVIRLIHEERIDVVEG
- a CDS encoding GntR family transcriptional regulator yields the protein MHVELHSEAHPAPTRISRSVLSDETYSVIRDMVLEHRIAPGNRVNIDSLSADLGVSPTPVREALARLESDGLVVKVPLRGYSTTPLLSVREFVELTQFRVLIEQWTASQASRSVDPNVARSLRAEIEIGRQTTGSREGGSEAFRALTDHDARFHALIATTAGNELIAQSFERTHFHLHFLRLYLASHSADHPDHAKLREVLEEYDRSGQVSRTIDNHSAIADAIIAGDADEASTLMRDHIELSRVRFLPVVELLSTLG
- a CDS encoding L-fuconate dehydratase, which gives rise to MTAIVAVETHDIRFPTSLALDGSDAMNPDPDYSAAYVVIRTDAADGLEGHAFVFTIGRGNDVQVSALDALRGHLVGRDVETLLGDMGATSRLLLHDSQLRWLGPEKGVMHMAIGAVVNALWDLRAKRAGQPLWLHLAGLSPEELVSLVDFRYLTDALTPDEALEILRAAEPGRAERIARLTSLGYPAYTTSPGWLGYSDEKLERLCREAVADGFPQIKLKVGGDLADDRRRLAIARSAVGPGFPIAIDANQRWDVAEAIAWVNALAEFDVAWIEEPTSPDDILGHAAIARGVAPIRVATGEHVQNRVVFKQLLQAGGMDVMQIDATRVGGVNENVANLLLAAKFGVPVCPHAGGVGLCEAVQHLSMFDYAAVSGSMDGRMIEFVDHLHEHFVTPTVVENGRYQAPHAPGAGTEMLAASVAEFSWKARSAEGEARVEAEVG
- a CDS encoding fumarylacetoacetate hydrolase family protein translates to MRFAHLRVEGQTTPRLAVVEGESAIFLDEVMRRAPRDLQDLIEQGPEGLARVRAAVGAAEPPSRAEPAAETEATTGADTVVDAVADGPGALPRHPVADLRHSSAVLRPAQVIAIGANYAAHASELKLRSETAMTIFSLWPNSLTAHGATTTWPADLTDQVDYEAELGVIIGRSARGVHARDALDYVWGYTVVNDITARDIQFSEAQWSRCKSFDGFTPTGPVVVTADEIPDPQNLWLTTNLDGSIMQDASTAEMVRSVAEIISLLSRSATIPPGTLISTGSPGGAGYSRKPPVFLRDGSTVTVSVEGIGSLTTHCRVI
- a CDS encoding aspartate ammonia-lyase is translated as MTTSSDNPTATRTETDSLGSVEVPAAAYWGVHTLRALENFPISKRPISVYPELVIALAAVKQAAARANHDVGVLNDRKAAFIDAACQRIIDGEYHEQFVVGVIQGGAGTSTNMNANEVIANVALELAGYAKGRYDILHPIDDVNRSQSTNDTYPTALKVAMTYSLTTMLDELELLRRSFSAKGREFHEILKVGRTQLQDAVPMTLGQEFHGFATTLGEDLERLRETIKLLGEVNLGATAIGTGITADPGYAARAVAHLSTITGHQLVTAPDLIEATSDTGVFMTFSSALKRSAIKLSKICNDLRLLSSGPQAGFGEINLPPKQAGSSIMPGKVNPVIPEAVSQVAYAIAGADLTVTMAAESGQLQLNAFEPVIAHSLLQSITWMRQACWTLRVNCVDGITANTERLAGMVASSVGVITALIPFIGYGEASALAKLALVTGRPVADLVVEAGLMTREAVVAQLVPEKLSGIGPITQAIPVIELQGEPSE
- a CDS encoding DUF4190 domain-containing protein; protein product: MTTTATTTAPAPYAQVPSASAIATESNGFSISSLVLGIVSIFASFTFFVPVVGLVLGIMALKREPASRTMAIWGIVLNGVMLAGTVLVTLGTLAFGLVMLPFAFI
- a CDS encoding uracil-xanthine permease family protein, with the protein product MNFSWTLHGDGKHVLPGQVVAPGERLSWPRTIGLGAQHVIAMFGATFLVPILTGFPPATTVFFSGIGTILFLVITQNKVPSYLGSSFAFIAPITAALAAENVADPMGAALFGIVVVGVLLAAIGLIVQWLGTGWIDALMPPVVAGAIVALIGFNLAPAARDNFMQEPLTAFVTLAAVIISSVLFRGLLGRMSILVGVVLGYVVAALLGQVDYAPIEAAAWVGLPTFHLPSNPFVDASIWGYLPAFLPVVLVLVAENVGHIKGVAQMTDAAINRSTGRALFSDGLATTIAGFFGGSGTTTYGENIGVMAATRVYSTAAYWVAGLVAILLGLSPKFGAVVNTIPPGVLGGVTTALYGLIGIIGVKIWVDNRVDFSRPVNQFTAATALIIGIADFTFAIGGVSFNGIALGTIAAIVIFHVMSAIGRARGTDDVRDTSHPEGTEGADRAG